The following proteins are encoded in a genomic region of Methanomassiliicoccales archaeon:
- a CDS encoding heterodisulfide reductase-related iron-sulfur binding cluster — translation MAACLQCGYCVQVCDTYNQNRWESNSPRGKVFYLNQLAKRSALDTLLGRKIKLDDEFIESLYWCTGCARCWTVCHVSIEFADFWETVREWAHEQGHGPLPAHIKIRERLEEKRNPYDEPMEKRGAWFPKDIPRSPQPDIMFFAGCTASYRAPHLAKAGVTVLSRGGATINIMGEDEWCCTSPALRTGQTKLTRNFVEHTITTVEHSGARSMVMTCAGCFKTTSHDYGKYYTSPAFLVQHFSQAAEKMIKDKKLKFTKEIKAKVTYHDPCHLGRHAQVFDSPRECIKSIPGVTLVEMKHIRMDSKCCGAGGGFKSANNDTAVNIAAERVKEAVETGADILATSCPFCVVNLQQGAKKIGAKIKIMDVSEMLLEATEPVPPAPAAAPAAAAPAAQAAPAEKK, via the coding sequence ATGGCTGCATGTCTTCAGTGCGGATACTGCGTCCAGGTCTGCGATACCTACAATCAGAACCGATGGGAGTCGAACTCGCCGAGAGGTAAGGTCTTCTATCTGAACCAATTGGCCAAGAGGAGCGCTCTGGATACCCTTCTGGGCCGCAAGATCAAGCTGGACGACGAGTTCATAGAATCACTATATTGGTGCACCGGATGCGCCAGATGCTGGACGGTATGTCATGTCAGCATCGAGTTCGCCGATTTCTGGGAGACGGTCAGGGAATGGGCCCATGAGCAGGGCCATGGACCGCTGCCCGCCCACATCAAGATCAGAGAGAGGCTTGAGGAGAAGCGCAACCCGTACGATGAGCCGATGGAGAAGCGTGGAGCATGGTTCCCCAAGGATATCCCCCGCTCACCGCAGCCGGACATCATGTTCTTTGCCGGATGCACCGCATCCTACCGTGCGCCACACCTAGCCAAGGCCGGAGTCACCGTCCTGAGCCGCGGAGGCGCAACAATCAACATCATGGGCGAGGACGAGTGGTGCTGCACATCGCCGGCGCTGAGGACTGGCCAGACCAAGCTCACCCGTAACTTCGTGGAGCATACCATCACCACCGTCGAGCACTCGGGCGCAAGATCGATGGTCATGACCTGCGCTGGTTGTTTCAAGACCACCTCGCACGACTACGGCAAGTACTATACGAGCCCGGCATTCCTGGTGCAACACTTCTCGCAGGCGGCCGAGAAGATGATAAAGGACAAGAAGCTCAAGTTCACCAAGGAGATCAAGGCCAAGGTCACCTACCACGACCCATGCCACCTGGGACGTCACGCGCAGGTGTTCGACTCACCGCGTGAGTGCATCAAATCGATCCCGGGCGTCACCCTGGTAGAGATGAAGCATATCCGAATGGACTCCAAGTGCTGCGGTGCCGGAGGCGGCTTCAAGTCCGCCAACAACGACACTGCGGTCAACATCGCGGCCGAGAGGGTAAAGGAGGCAGTCGAGACCGGAGCCGACATCCTGGCCACCTCGTGTCCGTTCTGCGTCGTCAACCTACAGCAGGGTGCGAAGAAGATCGGCGCCAAGATAAAGATTATGGACGTGTCCGAAATGCTGCTCGAGGCCACGGAACCCGTTCCGCCCGCACCCGCAGCAGCCCCGGCCGCCGCTGCTCCGGCAGCCCAGGCCGCTCCAGCGGAAAAAAAGTAA